A window of Gemmatimonadota bacterium contains these coding sequences:
- a CDS encoding SDR family NAD(P)-dependent oxidoreductase, with the protein MTAPLPLAGRTALVTGASRGIGEACARALGAAGARCVLVSRRDGPLQVIAREIGHGAVGLPGDLAEPTAAQRVAEAAQQVLGAAPDILVHAAGSFPMSAMEAVGDAELDRALALNVAAPLRLTRALLPAMRARAAGHVVTIGSVADRNIFPSNAAYAASKHAVRAVHETLRAETRGTGIRASLISPSATDTAIWDPHEPDTTAHLPSRHEMLRAEDIADAVLWAVTRPAHVDVEELRIARS; encoded by the coding sequence GTGACCGCGCCGCTCCCGCTCGCCGGCCGGACCGCGCTCGTCACGGGCGCGTCGCGCGGGATCGGCGAGGCGTGCGCGCGCGCGCTCGGCGCGGCGGGGGCGCGTTGCGTGCTGGTCTCGCGGCGTGACGGGCCCTTGCAGGTCATCGCGCGCGAGATCGGGCATGGCGCGGTCGGGCTGCCCGGCGACCTCGCCGAGCCCACGGCGGCGCAGCGGGTCGCTGAGGCGGCGCAGCAGGTCCTGGGCGCCGCCCCCGACATCCTCGTGCACGCCGCCGGGAGCTTCCCCATGTCGGCCATGGAAGCGGTGGGTGACGCCGAGCTGGACCGCGCGCTCGCCCTCAACGTCGCGGCTCCGCTCCGCCTGACGCGCGCGCTCCTCCCCGCGATGCGCGCGCGCGCCGCGGGGCATGTGGTCACGATCGGGTCGGTGGCCGACCGCAACATCTTCCCGTCCAACGCCGCCTATGCCGCCTCCAAGCACGCGGTGCGGGCCGTGCACGAGACGCTCCGCGCCGAGACGCGCGGGACCGGGATCCGCGCGTCGTTGATCTCACCGTCGGCGACCGACACGGCGATCTGGGACCCGCACGAGCCGGATACCACGGCGCACCTGCCCTCGCGGCACGAGATGCTGCGCGCCGAGGACATCGCCGACGCGGTGCTGTGGGCGGTCACCCGACCGGCGCACGTCGACGTCGAGGAGCTGCGGATCGCGCGGAGCTGA
- the folE gene encoding GTP cyclohydrolase I FolE, producing MAKPISGSDQFEADPPIRGDRMLEFENIIRRELEIIGEDPHREGLLKTPERVAKSMSWLTRGYAMDVADVVGDAVFEEEHASMVMVRDIELYSMCEHHMLPFFGRAHVAYIPNGKIVGLSKLPRIVEVFARRLQVQERLTEQVAQAIQDVLQPAGVGVVIECEHLCMMMRGVEKQSSRTITSALRGSFKDDAKTRDEFLSLAYGSSVGRR from the coding sequence ATGGCGAAGCCCATCTCGGGAAGTGACCAGTTCGAGGCCGATCCGCCGATCCGCGGCGACCGCATGCTGGAGTTCGAGAACATCATCCGGCGCGAGTTGGAGATCATCGGCGAGGACCCGCATCGCGAGGGGCTGCTCAAGACACCGGAGCGCGTGGCGAAGTCGATGAGCTGGCTCACGCGCGGCTACGCGATGGACGTCGCCGACGTCGTCGGCGACGCGGTCTTCGAGGAGGAGCACGCCTCGATGGTGATGGTGCGCGACATCGAGCTCTACTCGATGTGCGAGCACCACATGCTGCCCTTCTTCGGACGGGCGCACGTGGCCTACATCCCGAACGGCAAGATCGTCGGGCTCTCCAAGCTCCCGCGCATCGTCGAGGTCTTCGCGCGCCGCCTGCAGGTGCAGGAGCGGCTCACCGAGCAGGTCGCCCAGGCGATCCAGGACGTGCTCCAGCCGGCCGGCGTGGGCGTCGTGATCGAGTGCGAGCATCTCTGCATGATGATGCGCGGGGTGGAGAAGCAGTCGTCGCGCACCATCACCTCCGCGCTGCGCGGGTCGTTCAAGGACGACGCGAAGACGCGCGACGAGTTCCTGAGCCTCGCCTACGGTTCGTCCGTCGGACGGCGTTGA